The following are encoded together in the Proteiniphilum saccharofermentans genome:
- the hisD gene encoding histidinol dehydrogenase, translating to MKTISNPSQSKQKKLAERPMIRQRKLMTTVERIFYNIHRKGDKAVLTYSRQFDWPAQERLEVDRETIEKAAGLVSERLKQAIELARKNIESFHRSQQEEIRKVETAPGVVCWRESRPITRIGIYIPGGTAPLFSTVLMLAVPAKIAGCSEIVLCTPPNEEGKIHPAILYAAALTGVTKIFAVGGIQAIGAMAFGTESIPKVDKIFGPGNQYVMAAKRSAQYYGTAIDMPAGPSELLVIADDTSNPVFVAADLLSQAEHGPDSQVILLSDNKKVIKAVNKELDLQLEGLPRKEIAAQALKNSKAILFDDLEECVDFSNFYAPEHLILATENPVLLSRRVTTAGSIFLGHYSCESAGDYASGTNHTLPTSGHAAAYSGVSLDSFVKKITFQQLTEEGVISIGNAVEIMAEEEQLIAHKNAMTLRLGAVKARQIAMTGYTQEQVQNQEQEQQIQQGESQASSQTERHDADELPQTEQQDDENGEF from the coding sequence ATGAAAACGATTTCAAACCCTTCGCAAAGCAAACAAAAAAAGCTGGCCGAACGCCCTATGATCAGGCAGCGGAAGCTGATGACCACGGTGGAAAGAATATTCTATAACATCCACCGTAAAGGCGATAAAGCGGTACTTACTTACAGCCGTCAGTTCGACTGGCCGGCACAGGAGAGGCTGGAAGTAGACCGTGAGACAATTGAAAAGGCAGCAGGATTGGTATCCGAAAGGTTAAAACAGGCCATTGAACTGGCACGAAAAAATATAGAATCCTTCCATCGTTCTCAACAGGAAGAGATACGTAAAGTGGAGACCGCTCCCGGTGTAGTCTGCTGGCGCGAGTCGCGCCCTATCACACGGATAGGTATCTACATACCCGGCGGTACCGCCCCACTCTTTTCCACGGTACTGATGCTCGCAGTACCTGCAAAAATTGCCGGATGTAGCGAGATTGTATTATGTACACCCCCCAACGAGGAAGGGAAAATCCACCCTGCCATCCTCTATGCCGCTGCACTGACAGGGGTGACGAAAATATTCGCTGTAGGAGGGATCCAGGCCATCGGGGCAATGGCTTTCGGTACGGAAAGTATTCCAAAGGTTGATAAAATATTCGGCCCGGGTAACCAGTATGTGATGGCCGCCAAACGCTCCGCGCAATATTACGGTACCGCTATCGACATGCCGGCAGGGCCAAGCGAGCTTCTGGTGATTGCTGATGACACTTCCAATCCGGTATTCGTAGCGGCTGACCTGTTGTCACAAGCCGAACATGGACCCGACAGCCAGGTAATTCTGCTTTCCGACAATAAAAAGGTGATCAAAGCGGTCAATAAAGAACTGGACCTCCAACTGGAAGGTCTACCCCGGAAAGAGATCGCGGCGCAGGCGCTCAAAAACAGCAAGGCGATTCTTTTCGATGATCTGGAGGAATGCGTCGATTTCAGCAATTTCTACGCTCCGGAACATCTTATCCTGGCTACCGAAAACCCGGTACTGTTGAGCCGGAGAGTCACTACTGCCGGTTCCATTTTCCTCGGACATTATAGTTGTGAAAGTGCGGGCGATTACGCCAGCGGCACCAACCATACCCTCCCTACAAGTGGACATGCTGCGGCCTATAGTGGTGTATCACTCGACAGTTTCGTCAAAAAGATCACCTTCCAACAACTTACCGAGGAGGGAGTGATCAGTATCGGTAATGCAGTGGAGATCATGGCCGAAGAGGAACAACTTATCGCACACAAGAATGCCATGACGCTCCGTCTGGGAGCGGTAAAGGCAAGGCAAATAGCGATGACAGGTTACACGCAGGAGCAGGTACAAAATCAGGAACAAGAACAACAAATACAACAAGGGGAATCTCAAGCATCATCACAAACAGAGCGGCACGATGCAGATGAGTTACCTCAAACAGAACAACAAGATGACGAAAATGGAGAATTTTGA
- a CDS encoding transporter substrate-binding domain-containing protein: MQNRKRLYLYLLLLIVAIVAMILLRTSMKGSRNTFMAPRDYNEIISSGELNVVTDYNSIGLYASGDSLQGFQREMILALEKEWGIKVNLFLENSLDENLEGLLTIRYDLVARNIPVNIQLKDTFAFTNPITLNKQVLVQRKQEYNDSVEPIRQHLDLAGKTIRVANDSPVILRLNNLSHEIGDTIFIVEDPTYETEQLVMMVASGDIDFTVCDEKMAIQLAKVLPEIDIETDISFTQLESWSVRKDSPVLLDSLNSWLDRFKTTSAFKRIYRKYY, from the coding sequence TTGCAGAACAGAAAACGTTTATATCTCTATCTCCTTTTGCTGATAGTCGCTATAGTGGCAATGATACTGCTCAGGACCAGTATGAAAGGTTCCCGCAACACTTTTATGGCCCCGCGCGATTATAATGAGATAATCTCTTCGGGAGAATTGAACGTAGTGACCGATTACAATAGTATCGGCCTCTATGCTTCGGGTGATTCGCTGCAGGGTTTTCAACGGGAGATGATCCTCGCGCTTGAGAAAGAGTGGGGGATCAAGGTGAATCTCTTTCTTGAGAACAGCCTCGATGAAAACCTGGAGGGTTTGCTGACGATACGATATGATCTGGTTGCCCGTAATATCCCGGTCAATATACAATTGAAAGATACTTTTGCCTTCACCAATCCTATTACGCTGAACAAGCAGGTGCTGGTACAACGGAAGCAAGAATATAACGACAGTGTGGAGCCTATACGGCAGCATCTCGACCTGGCGGGAAAAACCATTCGCGTGGCAAATGATTCCCCTGTGATCCTACGCCTGAACAATCTTTCCCATGAGATAGGGGATACGATTTTTATTGTAGAAGATCCCACCTATGAAACGGAGCAGTTGGTGATGATGGTAGCTTCGGGTGATATAGACTTCACGGTGTGCGATGAGAAAATGGCCATACAACTGGCAAAGGTGTTGCCGGAGATAGATATTGAGACCGATATCAGTTTTACGCAACTGGAATCGTGGTCAGTAAGAAAAGACTCTCCCGTACTGCTGGACAGCCTGAATAGCTGGCTTGACCGGTTTAAGACAACATCGGCATTTAAGCGGATTTACCGGAAATATTACTGA
- a CDS encoding DUF5687 family protein: MYKILFKHYLLKTFRSPGYYKNLIVNIFVGLTALYFIVILVMMGFMLPRLLEEIAPQQDAAATFNSIIIYGVIALLMIRYLMQPLSTLNIENYQVLPIKRETLVNYLLLKPLFNPLNYIVLCFAIPFAITGVYPVYEVAGAFRFIFVVIFLIWFDTLLAPFLKRKFSNILSGTIVFLAIGGVLAGLEYFNIFSLSQLSQQLFDLVSKTPLVWISLLLPVLLAFLLNKHYFAKNYYPENFDKKVKRTESDSGKFTFMERFGKIGEIISLEIRLVLRHKRTKRTLYTALFFLLYGLLFYPNPIYSNNPGWLLFVAIFVTGTGMLIFGQWIINWDGVHFDFLMTRDIDTQTYIRANYFLMLSLCIASFIATTPYLFFGTKIIIYHLVALIYNVGVNIYVYLFGATFNTKRLELSRGNSMNMQGVSYKNFLVMIPLLVIPITLVMLFDLFSAAHIALIIISLMGLAGILFREPLLKIIENQFLRRKYALCAGFRKKE, encoded by the coding sequence ATGTATAAAATACTATTCAAACATTACCTGTTAAAGACATTTCGTTCACCCGGATATTACAAAAATCTGATAGTCAACATTTTTGTAGGGTTAACCGCGCTTTACTTTATAGTGATCCTGGTGATGATGGGCTTCATGCTTCCCAGGCTACTGGAAGAGATTGCTCCTCAGCAAGATGCTGCAGCAACATTCAACAGCATCATTATCTATGGTGTAATAGCCTTACTTATGATCCGTTATCTGATGCAACCGTTGAGCACGCTGAACATAGAGAATTACCAGGTATTGCCTATCAAAAGGGAAACACTGGTCAACTATCTCCTGCTGAAACCGCTATTCAACCCGCTGAATTATATAGTACTGTGTTTTGCTATCCCCTTCGCCATCACCGGAGTATATCCGGTTTACGAGGTAGCCGGAGCCTTCAGGTTTATCTTCGTCGTTATTTTCCTGATTTGGTTCGATACTTTACTCGCTCCTTTCCTGAAACGCAAATTCAGCAATATCTTGTCAGGTACAATCGTATTTTTGGCTATTGGTGGAGTACTGGCAGGACTGGAGTATTTCAACATTTTTTCCCTGTCCCAACTGTCTCAACAACTTTTCGATTTGGTGAGTAAAACCCCTCTTGTATGGATTTCTCTGCTTCTTCCCGTTCTATTGGCTTTTCTACTCAATAAACACTATTTTGCAAAAAATTATTATCCCGAGAATTTCGACAAAAAAGTAAAGAGGACAGAAAGCGATTCCGGAAAATTCACTTTCATGGAACGTTTCGGGAAGATAGGAGAAATCATCTCCCTGGAGATAAGATTGGTGCTCCGCCATAAGCGGACAAAGAGAACACTCTATACAGCACTCTTTTTCCTGCTGTACGGACTGCTGTTTTATCCCAATCCCATATATAGTAACAACCCCGGATGGTTACTTTTTGTGGCCATTTTTGTGACCGGAACAGGAATGCTGATATTTGGGCAGTGGATCATCAACTGGGATGGGGTCCATTTCGATTTTCTGATGACAAGGGATATAGACACTCAAACCTATATCAGGGCCAATTATTTCCTGATGCTCTCACTATGTATCGCTTCATTTATCGCAACTACACCCTACCTCTTCTTTGGCACCAAGATTATTATCTATCATTTGGTGGCACTGATCTATAATGTGGGCGTCAATATATATGTATATCTTTTTGGAGCCACCTTCAATACCAAACGATTGGAACTCTCCCGGGGTAATTCCATGAATATGCAGGGAGTTAGTTACAAAAATTTTCTGGTGATGATTCCACTACTCGTAATCCCTATCACACTGGTTATGCTGTTCGATCTCTTCTCGGCAGCACATATAGCATTGATCATTATCTCCCTGATGGGTTTGGCAGGCATCCTTTTCCGCGAACCACTCCTGAAGATTATAGAAAATCAATTCCTAAGAAGGAAGTATGCGCTTTGTGCAGGATTCAGGAAGAAGGAGTAA
- a CDS encoding helicase HerA-like domain-containing protein produces MFDNSKRAFIAINDNAEVCLVPKMANRHGLITGATGTGKTVTLQTLSETFSEMGVPVFAADMKGDLSGVAKTGGNKESVAKRVDQYNLPEKGFEYKPFPVRFWDVFGEQGHPVRTTVTSMGPLLLERLLDLNEIQGAILTMAFRIADDNGLLLIDLKDLQKILQYIGDNRTQFTTKYGNISPASIGAIQRGLIRLENEGADKFFGEPDLEITDFIQTEQGKGVINILAADKLMRSPRVYTTFLLWLLDDLYETLPEVGDLEKPKLVFFFDEAHLLFNDMPASLLEKVEQIVRLIRSKGVGIYFCTQNPADIPQTILGQLGNRVQHALRAYTPNDQKAVRVAANTFRANPAFDTGEAITQLNTGEALVSFLDEKGAPQMVERANILPPQGQIGPITVGERDQMIRSSLIYGVYEKLIDRESAFEILSKKEELLEEERRLAAEEKERIRQQKEAQKAALEAERAKRAAARQRKADQGFLGDILTQVGKSTQRQISNELGRTITRSIFGALFGKK; encoded by the coding sequence ATGTTCGATAACAGCAAACGCGCCTTTATAGCTATTAACGACAATGCGGAAGTATGTCTTGTCCCCAAGATGGCAAACCGTCACGGCCTTATCACCGGTGCAACCGGTACCGGAAAGACAGTTACCCTGCAAACATTGTCTGAGACCTTCAGTGAGATGGGAGTGCCCGTGTTTGCTGCAGATATGAAGGGAGACCTATCCGGTGTGGCAAAAACAGGAGGTAACAAGGAGAGCGTCGCAAAGCGCGTAGACCAATATAACCTGCCCGAAAAAGGATTCGAATACAAGCCGTTTCCGGTACGTTTTTGGGACGTATTCGGCGAACAGGGGCATCCGGTACGGACTACCGTTACCTCTATGGGACCGCTGCTGTTGGAGCGTTTGCTGGATCTGAACGAGATTCAGGGAGCTATCCTCACTATGGCTTTTCGTATCGCCGACGACAATGGCCTGCTGTTGATCGATCTCAAAGACTTGCAAAAGATATTGCAATATATCGGCGACAACCGGACACAGTTCACCACCAAGTATGGGAATATCTCTCCGGCAAGTATAGGTGCTATTCAACGGGGATTGATCCGGCTCGAGAACGAAGGAGCCGATAAGTTTTTTGGTGAACCCGACCTGGAGATCACCGATTTCATCCAGACAGAGCAGGGCAAAGGGGTAATCAATATCCTCGCTGCCGATAAGCTGATGCGGTCGCCACGGGTATATACCACTTTTCTGCTATGGTTACTCGACGACCTCTACGAAACACTTCCCGAGGTAGGTGACCTGGAAAAGCCCAAACTGGTCTTTTTCTTCGATGAAGCACACCTGCTATTCAATGATATGCCTGCATCACTACTCGAAAAAGTAGAGCAGATCGTCCGCCTGATCCGTTCCAAAGGCGTGGGTATTTATTTCTGTACCCAAAATCCGGCAGATATCCCCCAAACTATCCTTGGCCAGCTCGGAAACCGTGTACAGCATGCGTTACGGGCCTACACGCCGAATGACCAGAAAGCTGTACGGGTAGCAGCCAACACTTTCCGTGCCAACCCCGCATTCGATACCGGTGAAGCCATAACCCAACTCAATACCGGGGAGGCACTCGTCTCGTTCCTCGACGAAAAAGGGGCTCCGCAAATGGTAGAGCGTGCCAATATCCTCCCTCCACAGGGACAGATAGGGCCGATAACGGTTGGCGAACGGGATCAGATGATCCGTAGTTCGCTGATTTACGGCGTATACGAAAAACTGATCGACCGGGAGTCAGCTTTTGAAATATTGTCTAAAAAAGAGGAGTTGCTCGAAGAAGAACGTCGTCTCGCTGCTGAAGAGAAAGAGCGTATCCGCCAGCAGAAAGAAGCCCAGAAGGCAGCACTCGAAGCAGAGAGGGCGAAGCGAGCCGCAGCACGGCAACGGAAAGCCGACCAGGGTTTCCTGGGAGATATCCTCACCCAGGTAGGGAAAAGCACTCAGCGGCAAATCAGTAACGAATTGGGAAGAACTATCACCCGCAGTATTTTCGGAGCGCTTTTCGGAAAGAAATAA
- the hisG gene encoding ATP phosphoribosyltransferase, with protein sequence MEKIKIAIQKSGRLSEKSLDLLTECGINVSNGNRKLKTDAHNFPMEILFLRDDDIPQYVEQGVADIGILGQNEVWEKEKDVVEIEKLGFGNCRLSLAIPKDEIYTGLDYFNGKRIATSYPKILKKFFREKGRDVKIEELGGSVEIATGIGLADAIFDIVSTGSTLIMNGLKEAEAIIKSQAVLIGNKNLSTAKTELLERLLFRIKAYKNGQGKKYVLLNAPNEIIPDIVRLLPGMRSPSILPLADKGWSSVHSVIHDDDFWEIIDELKRLGAEGILVVPIEKMIL encoded by the coding sequence ATGGAAAAAATTAAAATCGCTATTCAAAAAAGCGGACGACTAAGCGAGAAATCCCTTGACCTGCTCACGGAATGCGGTATCAATGTCTCCAACGGCAACCGCAAACTGAAAACCGATGCACATAACTTTCCCATGGAGATACTCTTCCTGCGCGACGATGATATCCCGCAATATGTTGAACAGGGAGTGGCCGACATCGGTATCCTGGGGCAAAACGAGGTATGGGAAAAGGAAAAGGATGTAGTAGAGATAGAAAAACTGGGGTTTGGGAACTGCCGTCTTTCACTTGCGATTCCGAAAGATGAGATATACACGGGACTGGATTACTTTAACGGAAAACGCATAGCGACCAGCTATCCAAAAATCCTGAAAAAGTTTTTCAGGGAGAAAGGAAGGGACGTGAAGATAGAGGAATTGGGAGGAAGCGTGGAAATTGCGACGGGGATCGGTCTGGCTGATGCAATCTTCGATATAGTAAGTACCGGAAGTACTCTCATCATGAACGGATTGAAGGAAGCGGAAGCCATCATCAAAAGCCAGGCAGTGCTGATCGGCAACAAAAACCTATCGACAGCCAAAACCGAACTGCTGGAGCGATTGTTATTCCGTATAAAGGCTTATAAAAACGGACAGGGAAAAAAATATGTATTGCTCAACGCACCCAACGAGATTATCCCCGACATTGTGAGATTATTACCCGGTATGCGTTCCCCCAGTATCCTTCCGCTGGCCGACAAAGGATGGAGCAGTGTTCACTCAGTAATTCATGACGACGATTTCTGGGAAATCATCGACGAATTGAAACGCTTAGGCGCCGAAGGAATCCTCGTAGTCCCCATCGAGAAGATGATCCTGTAA
- a CDS encoding DUF368 domain-containing protein, which produces MKEQERGTAKEQKQINPVTDWIIRILKGALVGIGFILPGLSGGVLAVIFGIYDQLIRFLANIRRNFLKNALYFLPVAIGAAIGIVLFAVVVEKAFGKYAALFVSLFVGFVAGTFPSLYKTAGKEGRKSSDIGILIVTTIAIFALMLVGGQQLTEVTPNLMVWLGSGLLMGLGLIVPGMSPSNFLIYFGLYDKMAIGIKDFDFGVIIPLIIGFIICVLLFAKLAAWLFKKYYSGMYHFILGMVVGSSLAIFPTVVFPAFSADQLATAGLTFWGALLMSLLLFIAGTIASWLFSKVEEKYPREEMF; this is translated from the coding sequence ATGAAGGAACAAGAAAGAGGAACAGCAAAAGAGCAGAAACAAATCAACCCCGTCACAGACTGGATCATCCGCATTTTAAAAGGTGCCCTGGTCGGGATCGGATTTATTCTTCCGGGCTTATCGGGAGGAGTATTGGCTGTTATCTTCGGCATCTATGACCAGTTAATCCGTTTTCTTGCCAACATAAGGCGGAATTTCCTGAAAAATGCACTTTACTTCCTTCCTGTGGCGATCGGTGCCGCCATCGGCATTGTCCTCTTTGCTGTGGTAGTAGAAAAAGCATTTGGTAAATATGCTGCACTGTTTGTCTCTCTCTTTGTGGGATTTGTAGCCGGCACTTTTCCTTCTCTTTACAAAACAGCCGGGAAAGAAGGAAGAAAATCATCGGATATAGGCATTCTTATTGTTACCACCATCGCCATCTTCGCGCTGATGCTAGTCGGCGGGCAACAACTTACCGAAGTAACTCCCAACCTTATGGTATGGCTCGGATCAGGGCTGTTGATGGGATTGGGGCTGATCGTGCCGGGAATGAGCCCATCCAACTTCCTGATCTATTTCGGGCTTTACGACAAGATGGCTATTGGCATCAAGGATTTCGATTTCGGCGTCATTATTCCGCTGATCATCGGGTTTATTATCTGCGTGCTGCTTTTTGCCAAACTGGCTGCCTGGCTTTTCAAGAAATATTACTCCGGCATGTACCATTTCATTCTGGGAATGGTAGTCGGTTCTTCATTGGCTATTTTCCCTACCGTAGTCTTTCCCGCATTCTCTGCCGATCAACTTGCCACGGCCGGGTTAACTTTTTGGGGAGCGCTGCTTATGAGCTTGTTGCTTTTCATAGCAGGTACCATCGCCTCCTGGCTTTTCAGTAAAGTGGAAGAGAAATATCCGCGGGAAGAAATGTTTTAG
- a CDS encoding ABC transporter ATP-binding protein, with translation MITATNLKKIYQGITVLDIPFIRIGNGESFGLVGNNGAGKTTFFRLILDLIEASSGEVIVDGEKVARRDEWKSKVGSFLDESFLIDFLTPEEYFTFTAKVYNKSEGDITLFLDSMKEFFNGEILGSGKLIRDLSKGNQKKTGIAAALISDPQVLILDEPFTALDPTSQIRLKRMLNELRTNRKMTMLISSHDLNHVTEVCERIVVLEKGNVVRDIPTSENTLKELESYFAV, from the coding sequence ATTATCACAGCCACAAACCTGAAGAAGATATACCAGGGCATTACGGTGTTGGACATCCCTTTTATCAGGATTGGTAACGGAGAAAGTTTCGGACTGGTGGGTAACAACGGTGCAGGAAAGACCACCTTTTTCCGGTTGATCCTCGACCTGATCGAGGCTTCCTCAGGTGAAGTGATAGTCGATGGTGAGAAAGTAGCCCGTCGCGACGAATGGAAATCCAAGGTGGGGTCTTTTCTCGACGAGAGTTTCCTCATAGATTTCCTTACCCCCGAAGAATATTTCACCTTCACAGCTAAAGTATATAACAAATCGGAAGGCGATATAACCCTGTTCCTGGATTCGATGAAAGAGTTCTTTAACGGAGAGATACTGGGTTCCGGAAAACTGATCAGGGATCTCTCAAAAGGCAATCAGAAGAAAACGGGTATTGCCGCAGCACTGATCAGCGATCCACAAGTCCTGATCCTCGATGAACCGTTTACAGCCCTCGACCCCACTTCCCAGATCCGGTTAAAACGGATGCTCAATGAGCTGAGAACCAATAGAAAAATGACAATGCTGATCTCAAGTCACGATCTCAATCATGTGACCGAGGTATGCGAACGTATTGTGGTACTTGAGAAAGGGAATGTGGTGAGAGATATCCCGACAAGTGAAAACACCTTGAAAGAACTGGAATCTTATTTTGCAGTATAA
- a CDS encoding putative porin: MREKPCWLSVYGDFYVDLHPMKEKLFISLLACVLCVGTAYPQARIILPDSSQITTNPDSLDLLPRQIPQDIEPDNDSVSAGSRSHIDHLLNDHGAEADSLRRLARMTIWKLDARTGNRLPAVSDTLLHNYQQTILPDGQSVAMGFLATLGSPAFSKIFVDRPETEHFVFNNAYYLYLKDPEEVLFVNTRVPYSRLSYNRAVPKQTREERFEARLTSNFGKSLNVGLDADLINTRGYYNSQAVKHNNFSLFGNYLSDRIEAHAFMNLGSLKNAENGGITDERFITHPDSIQQSFTSRDIPVKFTNTWNSLRNNRFFLSGRYNLGYMDAPGDSLHKGQGQFVPVASIGFASQYTQQHRRFLSYDTAYVNVDGVDMHRIDQFYPNRFYEGAVDDSIRFISIKNSVSLSLREGFKEWVKFGLTAFLEHELRNYSLRDSLRPGMMQHRESAVTLGGVLNKQQGDNLLFNIRADLGVFGANLGEFRAIGDVETGFDIAGKRTTLSAHAYIKNLKPKYLEENYYSKYFRWDHDFGDIRRVYAGGKLHIPFTNTTVSAGVENLQNFIYYNSERQIAQESGNIQLLTVRVDQNLRFGIFNWDNQVVYQTSSNQEVIPVPKLSVYSNMYLKTKIVNELTLQLGVDAHYHTNYYVPGYEPALLQFYNQRKKEIGNYPIATVYANMHLKQTRFYVMYYNVASQFMNPKEYFSLPGYPVNPAIIRLGVSVNLHN, from the coding sequence ATGAGAGAAAAGCCGTGCTGGTTATCTGTGTATGGCGATTTTTATGTAGATTTGCATCCGATGAAAGAAAAGCTGTTCATATCTCTTTTGGCATGTGTCCTTTGTGTGGGGACTGCATATCCGCAGGCGCGTATTATCCTGCCCGATTCATCGCAGATCACCACCAATCCCGATTCATTGGATTTACTTCCCAGGCAGATACCCCAGGATATTGAACCCGACAATGATTCTGTATCAGCCGGGAGTAGATCGCATATTGATCACCTGTTGAATGACCATGGTGCGGAAGCCGATTCACTTCGCCGACTGGCACGAATGACCATCTGGAAGTTAGATGCACGTACCGGTAACCGCTTGCCTGCCGTTTCAGATACATTACTCCACAATTATCAACAGACTATCCTTCCCGACGGACAATCGGTCGCGATGGGATTTCTGGCAACACTGGGATCTCCGGCATTCTCTAAAATATTTGTCGACAGGCCGGAGACCGAGCACTTTGTATTCAACAATGCTTATTATCTCTACCTGAAAGATCCGGAAGAGGTATTGTTCGTCAATACACGTGTACCTTATTCCAGGTTAAGTTATAACCGTGCCGTTCCTAAACAGACCAGAGAAGAACGGTTTGAAGCACGATTGACCTCTAATTTCGGGAAAAGCCTGAATGTGGGACTGGACGCCGATTTGATCAATACACGAGGTTATTATAACTCACAAGCTGTAAAACATAATAACTTTTCCCTCTTTGGAAATTACCTTTCCGACAGGATTGAAGCGCATGCTTTCATGAATCTTGGTTCTCTGAAGAATGCAGAGAACGGAGGAATAACAGATGAGCGTTTCATAACCCATCCGGATTCTATCCAACAGAGTTTCACCTCGAGGGATATTCCGGTTAAATTTACTAACACCTGGAATTCATTACGTAATAATCGTTTTTTCTTATCGGGCAGGTATAACCTGGGTTATATGGATGCACCGGGCGATTCGTTGCACAAGGGACAGGGACAGTTTGTCCCTGTGGCAAGCATAGGTTTTGCATCGCAATATACCCAGCAACACCGGCGTTTCCTTTCATATGATACCGCCTATGTGAATGTGGATGGTGTGGACATGCACCGTATAGACCAGTTCTACCCCAACCGGTTCTATGAAGGAGCAGTGGATGACAGTATCCGGTTCATATCAATAAAAAACAGTGTGTCACTCAGTTTGAGGGAAGGATTCAAAGAATGGGTTAAGTTTGGACTGACAGCCTTCTTGGAGCATGAGCTGCGCAACTATTCCTTAAGGGACAGTCTGCGTCCCGGCATGATGCAGCACCGCGAAAGTGCTGTTACCCTGGGAGGTGTATTGAATAAACAGCAGGGAGATAATCTCTTGTTTAATATCCGGGCCGATCTCGGAGTATTTGGAGCAAATCTGGGTGAATTCAGGGCAATCGGTGATGTGGAGACAGGTTTTGATATTGCCGGAAAGCGGACAACCCTTTCGGCGCATGCATACATCAAAAATTTGAAGCCTAAATATCTGGAAGAAAACTATTACTCAAAATATTTCCGATGGGATCATGATTTTGGTGATATCCGCAGGGTCTATGCCGGAGGAAAACTGCATATACCGTTTACAAATACTACGGTGAGCGCAGGAGTGGAGAACCTGCAGAACTTCATTTATTACAACAGTGAGAGACAAATAGCCCAGGAGAGCGGCAACATACAATTATTGACCGTACGTGTAGACCAGAACCTGCGCTTTGGCATATTTAACTGGGATAACCAGGTGGTCTACCAGACTTCGAGCAATCAGGAAGTGATCCCTGTACCTAAGCTCAGTGTTTACTCCAATATGTATCTTAAAACGAAGATTGTGAACGAACTCACCTTACAACTGGGAGTGGATGCACACTATCATACAAACTATTATGTCCCTGGTTATGAGCCGGCTTTGTTGCAGTTTTACAATCAGCGTAAAAAAGAGATCGGAAATTATCCTATCGCTACTGTCTATGCCAATATGCATTTGAAGCAGACCCGTTTTTACGTGATGTACTATAATGTGGCCTCACAATTCATGAACCCGAAAGAATATTTTTCATTGCCGGGTTATCCGGTCAATCCTGCTATCATCAGACTTGGAGTTTCAGTGAATTTACATAATTAA